In Acaryochloris sp. CCMEE 5410, the following proteins share a genomic window:
- a CDS encoding NACHT domain-containing protein, whose amino-acid sequence MELSEAIEKINYELCCCTGEQLGPAQEVVITAAWVDQSYEEAALSSDYSYLYLQRHVGPKLWAALSATYGQKVTKKRLRSIVEDQSVGSLPQQQETISDAEVKSVTDSVILGSSLPSNNVFYGRTPELALLRASVLDTQCVLVLGQAGIGKTSLVAQLVKKLKNEPQTLDIFVWRPFYSSTPLSELVPELLGLLDVSQSEDEDLINQVDQLIESLKEHRILLVLDGVDRLLEGKDPQQPYGDCGDYAWFIRTLTTEVHQSCILLTSREPLTEVTWLNETGQSARIIRLDGLGKDAKKLLKAQELADQDDWGTLIQIYRGNPLSLKMVASRINSFFNGRVSRFLKCKTTWMGEPLKQALDTQFKIGPWSDLERGLMQYLADDLKESEQIAFGQVYQTLKDRGMIQTMTELMEAIEILCDRSLLERNQSDDSEVMLSLQPVIKKYLLTDPSGIIHNSLAA is encoded by the coding sequence GTGGAACTTAGTGAAGCCATAGAAAAAATTAATTATGAGCTGTGTTGCTGTACAGGGGAGCAACTTGGCCCAGCCCAGGAGGTTGTCATTACCGCTGCTTGGGTGGATCAAAGTTATGAAGAAGCTGCTCTAAGCTCGGACTATAGTTATCTTTATCTTCAACGACATGTAGGCCCAAAGCTATGGGCAGCATTATCTGCGACATATGGACAGAAAGTGACTAAAAAAAGACTACGTTCCATTGTTGAAGATCAATCTGTTGGTTCTCTACCCCAACAACAAGAAACTATCTCTGATGCTGAAGTTAAAAGTGTTACTGACTCAGTAATTTTGGGTAGCAGTCTTCCTAGTAATAATGTCTTTTACGGCAGAACGCCAGAATTGGCTCTATTGCGCGCAAGTGTCCTCGATACACAATGTGTTCTGGTACTGGGTCAAGCAGGTATTGGTAAAACAAGCTTAGTTGCACAGCTAGTTAAAAAGTTGAAAAATGAGCCGCAAACCCTAGACATATTTGTTTGGCGTCCATTCTATAGTTCAACACCCCTAAGTGAGTTAGTTCCAGAATTGTTGGGATTACTAGATGTTTCTCAATCTGAGGATGAAGACTTGATAAATCAGGTTGACCAGTTAATTGAATCCTTGAAAGAGCATCGCATCCTATTGGTATTAGATGGTGTGGATCGATTACTGGAAGGAAAAGACCCTCAACAGCCATATGGAGATTGTGGTGATTACGCTTGGTTTATACGCACTCTTACAACTGAGGTTCATCAATCTTGTATTCTGTTGACTAGTAGAGAGCCCTTGACAGAGGTGACTTGGTTGAATGAAACCGGGCAATCTGCACGAATTATTCGATTAGACGGTCTGGGTAAAGATGCCAAGAAGCTCCTTAAAGCACAAGAATTGGCAGATCAAGATGATTGGGGGACACTGATTCAGATCTACCGAGGCAATCCTTTGTCTCTCAAGATGGTAGCGAGTCGTATAAACAGTTTTTTTAATGGTCGAGTTAGTCGTTTTCTGAAATGCAAAACTACCTGGATGGGAGAGCCACTTAAACAAGCCCTTGATACTCAGTTTAAGATTGGCCCTTGGTCAGATCTGGAGCGTGGCTTGATGCAGTATTTAGCAGACGATTTAAAAGAATCGGAACAAATCGCATTTGGCCAGGTGTACCAGACCTTGAAGGATAGAGGCATGATTCAGACTATGACTGAATTGATGGAAGCGATAGAAATTTTGTGCGATCGGTCTTTATTAGAGCGGAATCAATCAGATGATAGTGAGGTAATGCTATCCCTACAGCCTGTAATCAAGAAGTACCTTCTCACAGATCCTTCAGGCATTATTCATAACTCCCTCGCGGCATAG
- a CDS encoding DUF3102 domain-containing protein — protein sequence MSSSLNQPKTTNSIKSGLFEYDSLDKETRKFLLKQTNAIKAVYSRTRQDAYTVGKILLEAQAKLERGTFCQWIKCEFNGSPSTAYNQMHLAEAFDFATLTSTDLPLTILYELARPTVSEETREAVLALAEKEKLSRHRVKEIIAQQNKRIKQDEGIEATTATIDIPSIEVKEVKEQPTNLILFKRKTKGSAELLLEVQSVQIKTIQKVCSELVDYFSGQEASAN from the coding sequence ATGTCAAGCTCACTCAATCAGCCAAAAACTACCAATAGTATTAAGTCTGGACTGTTTGAGTATGATTCGCTTGATAAAGAGACTCGTAAATTTCTGCTCAAACAAACAAATGCGATAAAAGCTGTATATTCAAGAACCCGTCAAGATGCTTATACAGTCGGTAAAATTCTGTTAGAAGCTCAAGCTAAGCTTGAACGGGGAACCTTCTGCCAATGGATTAAATGCGAGTTCAATGGATCTCCAAGCACAGCTTATAATCAAATGCATTTAGCTGAAGCCTTCGACTTCGCAACCTTAACAAGCACAGATCTTCCGCTCACAATTCTCTACGAATTAGCCAGACCCACTGTTTCTGAAGAAACAAGAGAAGCAGTACTCGCCCTTGCTGAAAAAGAGAAACTAAGCCGACATAGAGTAAAAGAGATCATCGCTCAACAAAACAAACGAATCAAGCAAGATGAGGGAATCGAAGCTACTACTGCAACCATTGATATCCCCAGCATTGAGGTTAAAGAGGTTAAAGAACAGCCGACTAATTTAATTCTATTTAAACGAAAAACCAAAGGGAGTGCTGAGCTACTTCTTGAGGTACAGTCTGTACAGATAAAAACAATTCAGAAGGTTTGCTCAGAATTAGTGGATTATTTCTCGGGGCAAGAAGCATCAGCTAACTAG